A stretch of the Thiomicrorhabdus indica genome encodes the following:
- a CDS encoding FliG C-terminal domain-containing protein has protein sequence MEVGLQKLHENEWLVHIGCAKMKMDRFSVALLQITLEHLIASEKGEKHSTLQGYVRLGLRMKKLSDLHLQKLLRKLKNEDLLVLLKIAKDSEFDAKILANVGAIMAKQLESDLSNDQLPSEPEAKSSIRRLVETMFEMEAQGDIEFIDDTVRFI, from the coding sequence ATGGAAGTAGGTCTGCAAAAATTGCATGAAAACGAATGGTTGGTGCATATTGGCTGCGCCAAAATGAAGATGGATCGCTTTTCAGTCGCACTTTTACAAATTACTCTAGAGCACTTAATTGCCTCAGAAAAAGGCGAAAAACATTCCACTTTGCAAGGCTATGTGCGGCTAGGCCTGAGAATGAAAAAACTAAGTGATTTACATTTGCAGAAGCTGCTGCGTAAGTTAAAAAATGAAGATTTATTGGTGTTATTGAAAATTGCCAAAGACTCTGAGTTTGATGCGAAAATTTTAGCGAATGTTGGGGCTATTATGGCTAAACAGTTAGAAAGCGACTTGAGCAATGATCAATTGCCGTCCGAGCCTGAGGCGAAATCATCCATTCGTCGATTGGTTGAAACTATGTTTGAAATGGAAGCACAAGGCGATATTGAATTTATCGATGATACAGTGCGTTTTATATAA
- a CDS encoding FliG C-terminal domain-containing protein, whose amino-acid sequence MEISAQHLDSGEYQLEIGPVMFTLNNDAILGLHHVMKKRLESGVKQDQQVIQKKLKAYRALATKMGSVDDKVVQKIVVRIRAEQLVTMVRLAEGKVLYNKVLRNLSTQNRRQFEEDFQVMNKITEHQAIIYMEQIVPILKQAAQEQKKIQQESVT is encoded by the coding sequence ATGGAAATATCAGCTCAACATTTAGACAGTGGAGAATATCAATTAGAAATTGGTCCAGTCATGTTTACTTTGAATAATGATGCGATTTTAGGTCTTCATCATGTCATGAAAAAACGACTTGAAAGTGGCGTGAAACAAGATCAGCAAGTAATTCAAAAGAAATTAAAGGCGTATCGAGCACTCGCAACGAAGATGGGATCGGTTGATGACAAGGTCGTTCAAAAAATTGTGGTTCGGATTCGCGCTGAACAATTGGTCACAATGGTACGTTTAGCCGAAGGTAAGGTGCTTTATAATAAAGTTTTGCGTAATTTATCTACCCAAAATCGCCGTCAGTTTGAAGAAGATTTTCAAGTGATGAATAAAATCACTGAACATCAAGCGATTATTTATATGGAGCAAATTGTGCCGATTTTGAAACAAGCGGCACAAGAACAAAAGAAAATTCAACAAGAGTCCGTGACGTAG
- the folB gene encoding dihydroneopterin aldolase yields MDTIFIQGLQTNAIIGIYDWEREEPQPLVFDIEMQTDLIKAAKSDDIADTVDYAEVSEDVTNFVEASRVELLETLAEQLCTMIFEKQRAVSEIRLAISKPQAVPNAETVGLIINRQRIN; encoded by the coding sequence ATGGATACGATATTTATTCAGGGATTACAGACCAACGCAATTATTGGAATTTATGATTGGGAACGAGAAGAACCTCAACCGTTGGTATTTGATATTGAAATGCAAACTGATTTAATCAAAGCGGCAAAAAGCGACGATATTGCGGATACGGTGGACTATGCAGAAGTCTCCGAAGATGTGACAAATTTTGTTGAAGCGTCGCGAGTAGAATTGCTGGAAACATTAGCCGAACAGCTTTGCACAATGATTTTTGAGAAACAACGAGCAGTCAGCGAAATCCGTTTAGCGATTTCTAAACCTCAAGCCGTGCCAAATGCGGAAACGGTCGGGCTAATTATCAACCGTCAGCGCATTAATTAG